The segment gatCAAAAACGGGCATCATTAAACctatcaaaaaataataagtataattatgaaaataaaaataattatagttATAATACAATTAATAAGACTAATCAAGGTATATCTAAAAAACGCAATagttataataagaaaaacgTCCCTACCATAAAAGagaacaacaataataaaaataataatcataaaattaataataataataataataaaaataataataataataataataaaaataataataaatgtgcTAATCATAACAACCATTTAAATAAGAACAATAGTGTaactaataaaaataataatataagtgaTAAAAatcaacataataataatattaatattaataagagAAATAGTATTTCGAAAGGTACAAGTAGGAGGCacaatcataataataataataataataataataataataataataataataataataataataataataataataataacaataataataataataataataataataataataataataataataataacaataataataataataataa is part of the Plasmodium falciparum 3D7 genome assembly, chromosome: 9 genome and harbors:
- a CDS encoding cyclin-dependent kinases regulatory subunit, putative, producing MNDQKRASLNLSKNNKYNYENKNNYSYNTINKTNQGISKKRNSYNKKNVPTIKENNNNKNNNHKINNNNNNKNNNNNNNKNNNKCANHNNHLNKNNSVTNKNNNISDKNQHNNNININKRNSISKGTSRRHNHNNNNNNNNNNNNNNNNNNNNNNNNNNNNNNNNNNNNNNNNNNNNNNNNNNNNNNNNNNNNNNNNNNNNNNNNNNNNNNNNNNNDDDYYSILEELANLEKPKFRSVQESMDENLNLEFLKSSSENYTYKITSRGPVCYSALYRDNKYVYRHIILSDNVRQYAENKVRKTNAYLTEQCIVNELQIDIGKGWKHFMIYDGKLRELILRKNLTNEDKLRMAVHMQKNH